A segment of the Panicum hallii strain FIL2 chromosome 1, PHallii_v3.1, whole genome shotgun sequence genome:
AACGTCACCCGGCTGTGCCAGGAGAAGACCATCCTCACCGTGAACGGGCAGTTCCCGGGGCCGACCATCCACGCGCGCCAGGGCGACGTCGTCTTCGTCAACGTCCACAACCGGGGCCGCAAGAACATCACCCTCCACTGGCACGGCGTGGACCAGCCGCGGAACCCCTGGTTCGACGGGCCGGAGTTCATCACGCAGTGCCCCATCCAGCCCGGCGCCAACTTCACCTACCGCATCGTCTTCTCCAACGAGGAGGGCACGCTCTGGTGGCACGCGCACAGCGACTTCGACCGCGCCACCGTGCACGGCGCCATCGTCGTCCGCCCCAAGCTCGGCTCCGCCTACCCCTACCCCGAGCCGCACAGGGACATACCCATCATCCTCGGTACGACAACAACCTAGCTAGGAAGGATTATTTGGATTCGATTTTGCTTAATAACCTGAATGCATGATGGCTTAACAATCTCTGCCTGCGTGCAGGCGAGTGGTGGAATGTGAACGTGGAGCACTTGCTCGAGGAGACCATGCGGGCCGGCGGCGACTTCAACATCTCGGACGCCAACACCATCAACGGCCAGCCCGGCGACCTGTTCCCGTGCTCCAGGAAGGGCACCTTCAGGGTGCCCGTGGAGCGCGGCAGGACGTACATGCTCCGGGTCATCAACGCGGGGCTCACCAACGACATGTTCTTCGCCGTCGCCGGGCACAACCTCACGGTGGTCGGCTCCGACGGCCACTACCTCAAGCCGTTCACCGTCGGCCACATCATGATCGCGGCGGGACAGACCATGAACGTGCTCCTCCACGCCGACCGCGCCGCCAACGCCAGCAGCCGCTACTACATGGCCGCGAGGACGTTCGCCACCAACATGCAGATCCCGGTCAACAACAGCACCGCCACGGCCGTCCTGGAGTACTCGGACGCGCCGCCCTCCGCGGGGCCACCGGCAGCCCTCCCCGACCTGCCGGCCGTCGACGACCTCGCCGCGGCGACGGCGTACACGGCGCGGCTCCGGTCCCTGGCCACCGACGGCCACCCCGTCGACGTGCCCACGCGCGTCGACGAGCGCATGCTCGTGACCATCTCCGTCAACGCGCTCCCCTGCGCGACGTGCGAGGGCCCCATCAACGGCACCCGCTTCGCGGCGAGCCTGAACAACGTCAGCTTCGTGGCCCCGGCCGTCGACATCCTCGACGCCTACTACTCCTCCGTCCGCGGCGTGTATGAGCCGGACTTCCCCGACAGGCCGCCGCTGTTCTACAACTTCACCGCGCCGGACCCGGCGGATGAGCTCTTGTTCACGAAGCGGGGCACCAAGGTGAAGGTGGTGGAGTACGGCGCCGTCGTGGAGGTGGTATTCCAGGGCACGGCCCTCGGCGCCGAGCCCCACCCCATGCACCTGCACGGGTTCGCCTTCTACGCGGTGGGCCGAGGGTTCGGCAACTTCGACGAGAGCAAGGACCGGGCCACGTACAACCTGGTGGACCCGCCGAGGCAGAACACCGTCTCCGTGCCCGCGGGTGGGTGGGCCGCAATTCGCTTCCGGGCCACAAACCCTGGTGAGAATTTGCTAGTTCTGTTGGGCTGCACACTAATTGTTTATTATATATGGTGTTTTATGCGATCCTTCTTTTACTAACTCTGCgctattttttttcttgtttattAGGTGTGTGGTTTATGCACTGCCACTTTGATCGTCACACGGTGTGGGGCATGGACACCGTGTTTATTGTGAAAAATGGCAAGACCCCGGACACTCAGATGCTGCCGCGTCCTCCTACCATGCCCAAGTGCTGAGGAAACAAGGGCGCATGGGCGTGGAAAATACGTTAACTTGGTTGTGGTTGATTTCATTACTTGTTGTACGAATTAGAAGTTGAGTTGTTCTTGAAACAGAGGCTCGGATGCACTGTCAAAGAAAAAAGGCTCAGTTGAGATCCATGCTGTAACTAGTGccgtttgtgtgtgtgtgtgtgtgttttttaATTTCATTTGGTTGGAAGAGAAAATATTGTATTCGTTGTTCTGGTTAATTGTTTGGTTTCCTTGTAGCTTCATCTTCTATTCTAACTAAACAATAAATATCATGGAGCTTGGCTCCATATCTCACAAAAAATTCGATACGTGTTTTATACTTTCATCTCGTTTACGAAGATGATTTACAGAAAGCAAGAAAAGTTACTAGTGGTACAAAAAAGCAAGAAAAGTTACTAGCGCTACAAATTATAAGTAGAGTTGTTCTTTAAATAGAGGTTCAGGTGTAATGAGACTCGTGCAAACAATTTATCTGCTGCGGCCGCGGGGCGCCGCCGGGCCGAAATGGTGACCTGGGCCCAATCTGCGATTCGCCTCCTTCCAGCCGCATGTGCCGTCCTGGGCCCGAAGCTTGTTTTGGGCCACAACAGGAGTTGCCTTCGATTGTTGTAGTTTCCATCTTCAATCGTGTCATTAAACAATCACGGAGCTACGCTCTGTATGTCAAGAAAAATCCAATTTAATCATATTCTTTTTATATTGTTTACAACATGATTAATTCAGTATATCTACGGATCTCCCCGTCGCATCGTGCAACACACATTTCTAAGTTCTAACGTTCTCACCCGCAAAAACAAAAAAGTTCTGACGTTCTCATCCAGCCATGCCACGAATGTGGAACTCATCCGACGCCCAGAGAAAAGCTGCGCCACGCAGCACGAATCCGTGTGACCGTGCCTGTCTACAGAGAGCGTCGATCAGCAGGGTCGTCCCCTGTGTGTCCTGTCCGCTAGCTGCAGGATGTCAGCCGGGATACGACAACCGTACGTGCGTCCGGAATACGTAGACGCCGTCGTAGCTCGCGGCACCAATCTAAGCTGCACAGGCTCTGCACTGCACCCCAGATGCATAGTAAATGGCGAGCGCTGGCGCTGCAGCCAGCAGCCAGCAGCCAGCTGCATGCACGCACGCACCGGCCGCACGGCAGGCATGCCGAGCGCGAATCGCAtgcgcgccggcggccgccggccCGTCCTATCCTACCGGGTAGAGAGTAGGGACAGGTCCATGTGACACGAGCCCTTGGTTTCCAAACCCTAAACAATTCCTGGTTGCTGCCCCAGCGCCTGCGGCCTGCAGCGCAGGCGGAGTCAATGCCTGGTGCTCGCTCGTAAACAGCAGCCATGGCGTGGCTTGCTTCTCTCGACCTCCCTCCGTCCCTCGTTCGTTCCGTTCCGGACTTCCGGTCCAGCTCCAGCGCGATCGCGATCGCGATCCCGCACGATGGTGAGCTCTGACCTGTGTGACTGCAGAACCCGTAGCCACTAGGCAACGGCCGAGAGCAGGATTGGGCAGTGCCAGGCATGGCATGTCCGACCGCGGCCCATCGAAGGCAGAGGACGCTTTCGGAAGAGGAAAGCAGGGGACATCTTCTGGCGCTGCCAGCAGAGTGGCAGTGCTGGAGTCGTTCTGCGTCCTCTGACCGGAGAGCTAGCTAGGCCGCCGCCAGGGCCGGGCTCCACGCCAGCAGCTTCTATTCCTCGGGCCTGACTAGAATCTTTGTTCTCTCTGCGCAAGTGCCCAGGAGCAAATTGCCAGAGCAACAACCCGCCGTGGCACGCCAGGGTTGCAGTACGTTTTATTAGTTCATTCTTTTCATCCCACGAACCAATGCGGGGTGCGCAAGGCCCACTCGAACATTCCTTTGTTTT
Coding sequences within it:
- the LOC112876004 gene encoding putative laccase-9 produces the protein MGGGMGGVAKIPAAALWLLLGVVVALGVAATPAQAFRRKTNHYDFVITETNVTRLCQEKTILTVNGQFPGPTIHARQGDVVFVNVHNRGRKNITLHWHGVDQPRNPWFDGPEFITQCPIQPGANFTYRIVFSNEEGTLWWHAHSDFDRATVHGAIVVRPKLGSAYPYPEPHRDIPIILGEWWNVNVEHLLEETMRAGGDFNISDANTINGQPGDLFPCSRKGTFRVPVERGRTYMLRVINAGLTNDMFFAVAGHNLTVVGSDGHYLKPFTVGHIMIAAGQTMNVLLHADRAANASSRYYMAARTFATNMQIPVNNSTATAVLEYSDAPPSAGPPAALPDLPAVDDLAAATAYTARLRSLATDGHPVDVPTRVDERMLVTISVNALPCATCEGPINGTRFAASLNNVSFVAPAVDILDAYYSSVRGVYEPDFPDRPPLFYNFTAPDPADELLFTKRGTKVKVVEYGAVVEVVFQGTALGAEPHPMHLHGFAFYAVGRGFGNFDESKDRATYNLVDPPRQNTVSVPAGGWAAIRFRATNPGVWFMHCHFDRHTVWGMDTVFIVKNGKTPDTQMLPRPPTMPKC